TGTCCACAAGCAGGAACGGATAGCGGTGCGGCAGCAGGTCCATGATTTCCTGGCATGAAATCAACGTCATCCCTCCTCTTTCTCCGGATTTCCGCCCTCCAGCCGCTTCACCCGCCGGAACAGCTCTGGAAGCGAAGGCAGCAGCATCACCATCCGCAGCCACGTCTTGTGGGGCATCACGGGGATGCCGGACCACGCGGCCGATTCCTTCGCGGAGATGGATGTGGCGACGCCCGTCTTCGCCCCGAGCATCACTCCGTCGCCGACCTCCAGGTGCCCTGCCAGCCCCGCCTGCCCCCCGATCATCACCCGGTCCCCGACCTTGCAGCTTCCCGAGATCCCGGTCTGCGCCGCGATGACGGTGTTCTTCCCGATGACGACGTTGTGGCCCACCTGGATCAGGTTGTCGAGCTTGGTCCCCCGGCCGATCCGGGTGACGCCCAGCGCGGCCCGGTCGATCGTGGTGTTGGCGCCGATCTCCACGTCATCCTCGATCTCGACGATCCCGACCTGCTGGATCTTCTTGAACCCCGTTTCCGATGGAGCGAAGCCGAACCCGTCGCTCCCGATGACGCATCCGGCGTGGAGGATCGCCCGTTTCCCCACCTTCACGCCATGGTACAGCGTCACGCGCGGATGGAGGAGGCAATCCTCGCCCACGGAAGCGCCCGCCCCGACGAAGACGCCGGCGAGGAGCACGGCCCGGTCGCCGATGACCGCCCCTTCCTGCACGACGGCGAAGGGTCCGATCGAGACGTCCTTCCCCAGGACGGCCCCCGGGTGGACGCTCGCCTGGGGAGAGATTCCCGCGGGGGGCCGCACCGTCGGATGGAACAGCTCGACGGCGCACGCGAAGGAGTGATATGGGTTCGGCGACAGAAGAAACGCGCACCCCGCCCCCGCGACGGGCGCCTTGGCGATGATCGCGGCCGCCTTCGTCTCCCGCGCATGCACCGCGTATTTCGGGTTCGACAGGAAGGTCACCTGCTCCGGGCCCGCCTCTTCGATGGAGGCGATCCCCCCGACCTCGGCGTCCGGTCCCTGGAGCGCGGCGCCGATCTTCGGCGCCAGCTCCGAAAGAAGGAATCTATTTGCCACCGCCGCCCTCCTTTTTCACGCCGGACCCCTTCTTCTCGGCGGGCGCTTTTTCGGGTCCCGGCGTCTTTT
This window of the Thermodesulfobacteriota bacterium genome carries:
- the lpxD gene encoding UDP-3-O-(3-hydroxymyristoyl)glucosamine N-acyltransferase → MANRFLLSELAPKIGAALQGPDAEVGGIASIEEAGPEQVTFLSNPKYAVHARETKAAAIIAKAPVAGAGCAFLLSPNPYHSFACAVELFHPTVRPPAGISPQASVHPGAVLGKDVSIGPFAVVQEGAVIGDRAVLLAGVFVGAGASVGEDCLLHPRVTLYHGVKVGKRAILHAGCVIGSDGFGFAPSETGFKKIQQVGIVEIEDDVEIGANTTIDRAALGVTRIGRGTKLDNLIQVGHNVVIGKNTVIAAQTGISGSCKVGDRVMIGGQAGLAGHLEVGDGVMLGAKTGVATSISAKESAAWSGIPVMPHKTWLRMVMLLPSLPELFRRVKRLEGGNPEKEEG